Genomic segment of Pararhodobacter zhoushanensis:
GCTGGCCAGACGCTTCGCATCCGGCCCGACCTTTGGCTTCGCGCAGACCAAACGCGCCCTTCAGGCCGCTGCGACCAACACGCTGGACGCGCATCTTGAGCTGGAGGCCGAGCTGATGAAAGCCTGCGGCGAAAGCGCCGATTACGCCGAGGGCGTCGGCGCCTTCCTCGACAAGCGCCCGGCGGAGTTCACCGGCAAATGACCCTGACCCCGCAAGAGCTTGCGCAGGCCTGCGCCGATTCCATGTGGGCGCAGGACGAGGCCACCAACGGGCTGGGCATGGTGCTGCAAAGCGTCGCCCCCGGTCAGGCGGTGATCACCATGAAGGTGATGCGCGACATGACCAACGGGCTGAAGACCTGCCACGGCGGGTTTATCTTCACGCTGGCTGACAGCGCCTTCGCCTTTGCCTGCAATACCTACAACCAGCGCACCGTCGCGCAGATGGCGCAGATCACCTTTCTGGCCCCGGGTTTCGAGGGCGATGTGCTGACCGCCTCGGCCCGCAAGATCTGGAAACAGGGGCGCAGCGGCATCTACGACATTCAGGTCACGAACCAGTCCGGCCAGCCGGTCGCCGAGTTCCGTGGCCATTCGCGTACCGTCAAGGGCACCCATCTGCCCGACATGTCCAAGGAGTGAGCCATGGAAGACCTCTCGCCCCGCCCCGGTGATCTGGAGCCGATCGAAACCGCCTCGCGCGATGAGATATCGGCCTTGCAGCTTGAGCGGCTGAAATGGACGCTCACCCATGCCTATGAAAACTCGCCGTTCTACCGCAAGCGCTTCGATGAGAAGGGCGTGCACCCGGATGATCTGAAGGCCCTTTCGGATCTGGCGAAATTCCCCTTCACGGTGAAGACCGACCTGCGCGATACCTACCCGTTCGGCATGTTCGCCGTCCCGCGGGAGAAAATCGCCCGGATCCATGCCTCGTCGGGCACCACCGGCAAACCCACCGTTGTGGGCTATACCGCCAAGGACATCGACACCTGGGCCGGGCTCGCCGCCCGCTCCATCCGCGCCTCGGGCGGCCGGGCCGGGGACATCCTGCATGTCGCCTATGGCTATGGGCTGTTTACCGGCGGCCTGGGCGCACATTACGGCGCCGAGAAACTGGGCTGCACCGTGGTGCCGATCTCGGGCGGGATGACCGAGCGGCAGGTGACATTGATCCAGGACTTCAAGCCGCGCGTGATCATGGTCACGCCCAGCTACATGCTGTCGATCCTCGATGAATTCCGCCGTCAGGGGCTGGACCCGCGCGAAAGCTCGCTCGCCGTCGGCATCTTCGGGGCTGAACCTTGGACCAACGCCATGCGCCGCGAGATCGAAGAGGCGTTTGATATGCACGCCGTCGATATCTACGGCCTTTCCGAGGTCATGGGGCCGGGCGTCGCCAATGAATGCGTCGAGACCAAGGACGGGCTGCACATCTGGGAAGACCACTTCTACCCCGAGATCATCAACCCCGAAACCGGCGAGCCGGTGGCGGATGGGGAGATGGGCGAGCTGGTCTTCACCACCCTGACCAAGGAAGGTCTGCCGATCATCCGCTACCGCACCCGCGACCTGACACGGCTGCTGCCGGGCACCGCGCGCTCGATGCGGCGGATGGAAAAGATCACCGGGCGCTCGGATGACATGATCATCCTGCGCGGGGTCAACGTGTTCCCGACGCAGATCGAGGAACAGATCCTGAAATGCGCCGGCCTCGCCCCGCATTTCCAGATCGAACTGGTCCGCGCCGACCGCATGGACGCGATGGTCGTGCATTGCGAAGCGACCGACAGCAGCGCTGGGGCAGAGGCGCGCGCCGCCTCGGCCAAAGAACTGGCGCATCACATCAAATCGGTGGTGGGTGTCTCGACAAAGATCACCGTGCACAACCCCGGCGGGGCCCCGCGCTCGGATGGCAAGGCCAAGCGCGTGGTCGACAATCGCCCCAAACCCTAACGCTTTCATCTTGCTGAAAATACGCTGGGGGGTGAATGGCCGGAACGGCCAGAGGGGGGCTAGCCCCCTCCCTCCGCCACCGCCCCTCTGCCCACCACCAAGGAGCCGGACCATGGCCCGTACCCGCGCCCTCGACTTTGAGGACAAGCAACGCGCGATCCTGACCAGCGCCGCGGCGGTGCTGGCCGAGCAGGGCATGGACAAGGCCTCGATGGCGCAGATCGCCGGGCAGGCAGGGGTCTCGAAAGCGCTGCTGTACCATTATTATCCGGGCAAGGACGCGCTGATCTTCGGTATCATCCGCACGCATCTGTCCGAACTGGACGAGGCGGTGAGCACTGCCGATGATGCAACCCTGCCGCCCCGCGCGCGGCTCAGGGCGCTGGTTGGCGCGGTGCTGGAAACGTACCGGGATGCCGACAATTTCCACAAGGTCCAGCTGAACGGCACACCGACCCTGCCGCCAGGCCAGAAGGACGAGATCCACGCCATCGAGCGGCGCATCGTGCGGCGGTTCTCGGAGGTGTTGCGGGCGGTGCGGCCAGAGCTGGAAGCGCCCTTGCTGATGCCGGTGACCATGTCGCTGTTTGGCATGATGAACTGGGTCTACATGTGGTTCCGCGACGGCGGGGCAGTCACGCGCGAAGACTACGCGGATGTGGCGACGGCGCTCGTGCTCGACGGGATCGCAGGGGTGGGCCGGTAGGGGCGGCGCTCGGGGGCATCGAGCCCCCTCGCGCCGCGCCGGGGCCAGCCCCGGCACCCCGCCGGGGGACGCAGGGCGTCCCCCGGACCCCCTCAAGGGGCGTATTGAAAGCAAGATGAAGGGTCAGAGGCCGAGGTAGCGGTGTTCGATCTCGGGTGTGATCTGGGACGGGGTGCCGGACCAGACGCTTTGGCCGCGTTCCAGAATGACGCAGGTGTCGGCGACGGGTTTGAGTTCGCTCAGCGTCTTGTCGACCACGAGGATGGACAGGCCCTGCGCTTTGAGTGCGCGGATGGCGGCCCAGATTTCCTGTCGGATGACGGGGGCGAGGCCCTCGGTTGCCTCATCGAGCACCAGAAGGCGCGGGTTGGTCATCAGGGCGCGGCCGATGGCGAGCATCTGTTGTTCGCCGCCCGACAGGGTGCTGGCCTGTTGCCCGGCGCGTTCGGCGAGGCGGGGGAAGAAGCCTTGCACCCGTTCCAGCGTCCACGCGCCGGGGCGGGCGGCGGCGATCAGGTTCTCGGTGACGGTGAGCGTGGCAAAGCAGCGCCGCCCCTCGGGCACCAGCCCGATGCCAAGGCGTGCGGCCTTGTAGCTGGGCAGGGTGGTGATCGTCTGCCCGGCGAACCAGACCTGCCCCCGGTACGCCGCGTGCAGGCGGCACAGCGTGCGGATGGTCGTGGTCTTGCCCATCCCGTTGCGGCCCATCAGGGCGACCGCTTGCCCCTCTTGAACTGTCAGATCGACGCCGAACAGCGCTTGCGAGGCGCCGTAGAACACCTCGATCCCCTCGACCCTGAGCAGGTCAGTCATGCCGGGTCTCCCAGATAGGCTTCGCGCACGCGCGGGTCATGGCGGATGTCCTCGACGCTGCCCGAGGCGATGATCTGCCCGTAAACCAGCACCGTGATCCGGTCGGCCAGCGCAAACACCGCGTCCATGTCGTGTTCGACCAGCAGAATCGGCGCTTGCTGTTTGAGGTCTTGCAGGAAGCTGACCAGCTTGCCGACCCCCTCGGTTCCCATGCCCGCCATCGGCTCGTCGAGCAGAAAGCACGCCGGTTCCAGCGCCAGCGCCATGGCGATTTCCAGCAGCCGGCGCTCGCCATGGCTGAGTTCGGCCGAGGGCACGCTGGCGCGGCCCGCCATGCCGACGCGGGTCAGAATCGCCTGCGCGCCTGCGATCAGGCCACGGTCGCGCTGCACGGGTTTGAGGAAGCGGAACGGGTGGCCCTGACGGGCCTGCAGGGCCAGCATCACGTTGCGGCGGGCGGAAAATTCGGGGATCAGCGAGGAAATCTGAAAGCTGCGCCCCAGTCCC
This window contains:
- a CDS encoding TetR family transcriptional regulator, translated to MARTRALDFEDKQRAILTSAAAVLAEQGMDKASMAQIAGQAGVSKALLYHYYPGKDALIFGIIRTHLSELDEAVSTADDATLPPRARLRALVGAVLETYRDADNFHKVQLNGTPTLPPGQKDEIHAIERRIVRRFSEVLRAVRPELEAPLLMPVTMSLFGMMNWVYMWFRDGGAVTREDYADVATALVLDGIAGVGR
- the paaI gene encoding hydroxyphenylacetyl-CoA thioesterase PaaI encodes the protein MTLTPQELAQACADSMWAQDEATNGLGMVLQSVAPGQAVITMKVMRDMTNGLKTCHGGFIFTLADSAFAFACNTYNQRTVAQMAQITFLAPGFEGDVLTASARKIWKQGRSGIYDIQVTNQSGQPVAEFRGHSRTVKGTHLPDMSKE
- a CDS encoding ABC transporter ATP-binding protein, whose amino-acid sequence is MVEPVLTLSHLQKSFGALKATDDVSLTLIPGEIHALIGPNGAGKSTLIGQIAGKIAPDSGTITFRGRDVTQLSTAQRARLGLGRSFQISSLIPEFSARRNVMLALQARQGHPFRFLKPVQRDRGLIAGAQAILTRVGMAGRASVPSAELSHGERRLLEIAMALALEPACFLLDEPMAGMGTEGVGKLVSFLQDLKQQAPILLVEHDMDAVFALADRITVLVYGQIIASGSVEDIRHDPRVREAYLGDPA
- a CDS encoding ABC transporter ATP-binding protein, whose protein sequence is MTDLLRVEGIEVFYGASQALFGVDLTVQEGQAVALMGRNGMGKTTTIRTLCRLHAAYRGQVWFAGQTITTLPSYKAARLGIGLVPEGRRCFATLTVTENLIAAARPGAWTLERVQGFFPRLAERAGQQASTLSGGEQQMLAIGRALMTNPRLLVLDEATEGLAPVIRQEIWAAIRALKAQGLSILVVDKTLSELKPVADTCVILERGQSVWSGTPSQITPEIEHRYLGL
- the paaK gene encoding phenylacetate--CoA ligase PaaK; translated protein: MEDLSPRPGDLEPIETASRDEISALQLERLKWTLTHAYENSPFYRKRFDEKGVHPDDLKALSDLAKFPFTVKTDLRDTYPFGMFAVPREKIARIHASSGTTGKPTVVGYTAKDIDTWAGLAARSIRASGGRAGDILHVAYGYGLFTGGLGAHYGAEKLGCTVVPISGGMTERQVTLIQDFKPRVIMVTPSYMLSILDEFRRQGLDPRESSLAVGIFGAEPWTNAMRREIEEAFDMHAVDIYGLSEVMGPGVANECVETKDGLHIWEDHFYPEIINPETGEPVADGEMGELVFTTLTKEGLPIIRYRTRDLTRLLPGTARSMRRMEKITGRSDDMIILRGVNVFPTQIEEQILKCAGLAPHFQIELVRADRMDAMVVHCEATDSSAGAEARAASAKELAHHIKSVVGVSTKITVHNPGGAPRSDGKAKRVVDNRPKP